A stretch of Amycolatopsis tolypomycina DNA encodes these proteins:
- a CDS encoding sugar phosphate isomerase/epimerase family protein, with translation MAPVTDEQPVPVGLSTASVWPLKAGTAFELAAELGYDGVEVMVWADPVSQDVTALRRLSRRTGVPVLSVHSPSLLITQRIWSPDPVVRLRMSVDAALELGARTVVVHPPFRWQRRYGDSFGDLVAELEDSSGIEIAVENMFKVRPPGGSKNSRVSAFRPSIDPTDVGFRHYTLDLSHTAAAGMDALALAQRMGDGLAHVHLADGTGLPKDEHLVPGRGGQPCAELLEKLVSNGFSGQIVLEINTRHAVTAAQRVRDLAEALLFARFHLGQ, from the coding sequence ATGGCGCCCGTGACAGACGAGCAGCCGGTCCCCGTCGGACTCAGCACGGCGTCCGTGTGGCCCCTCAAGGCGGGGACGGCCTTCGAGCTGGCCGCCGAGCTCGGCTACGACGGCGTCGAGGTGATGGTCTGGGCCGACCCGGTCAGCCAGGACGTCACCGCGCTGCGGCGGCTGTCGCGCCGCACCGGCGTGCCCGTGCTGTCGGTGCACTCGCCGTCGCTGCTGATCACCCAGCGGATCTGGTCGCCGGATCCGGTGGTGCGGCTGCGGATGTCCGTCGACGCCGCGCTCGAGCTCGGCGCGCGCACGGTGGTGGTGCACCCGCCGTTCCGCTGGCAGCGCCGGTACGGCGACTCGTTCGGCGATCTGGTCGCCGAACTGGAGGACTCGAGCGGGATCGAAATCGCCGTCGAAAACATGTTCAAGGTCCGGCCACCGGGTGGTTCGAAGAATTCGCGGGTCTCCGCGTTCCGGCCGTCGATCGATCCGACGGACGTCGGGTTCCGGCACTACACGCTCGACCTGTCCCACACAGCGGCAGCCGGCATGGACGCGCTGGCGCTGGCGCAGCGGATGGGGGACGGCCTCGCGCACGTCCACCTGGCGGACGGCACCGGCCTCCCGAAGGACGAACACCTGGTACCCGGCCGCGGCGGCCAGCCGTGCGCCGAACTGCTCGAGAAGCTGGTCAGCAACGGTTTTTCCGGCCAGATCGTGCTGGAGATCAACACCCGGCACGCCGTCACGGCCGCCCAGCGCGTCCGCGACCTGGCCGAGGCGTTGTTGTTCGCCCGGTTCCACCTCGGGCAATAA
- a CDS encoding thioesterase family protein — protein MDGTAVSFDTASAARSLGDGTFTAVLRAEWAIGSHPHGGFLLALLARAAIAALHERGEPHAEPLVVSAEFLHAPALGPVLLRTDVRKVGRRATVVEVRLEQRGRSCVEARVTTGRLPMRRPEWTDVPSMPAEPPPGALAMAESTEGPFNLAKGCEVRLDPATAGYLAGRTGEPPRMRLWVRPRHSLVDPYFSLLASDVNPPVVMNLGRIGWAPTVQLTALLRTRPAPGWLRVVVESRSVHESWFDSDATVVDAQGRLVCQARQLGLAPAPGG, from the coding sequence ATGGACGGCACCGCCGTGTCCTTCGACACGGCGAGTGCGGCGCGGTCGCTGGGGGACGGCACCTTCACCGCGGTGCTGCGTGCGGAATGGGCCATCGGCTCCCACCCGCACGGGGGTTTCCTGCTCGCCCTGCTGGCCAGGGCGGCGATCGCCGCCCTGCACGAGCGCGGTGAGCCGCACGCGGAGCCGCTGGTCGTCAGCGCGGAGTTCCTGCACGCGCCCGCGCTCGGCCCGGTGCTGCTGCGCACGGACGTCCGCAAGGTCGGCCGCCGCGCGACGGTGGTCGAGGTCCGCCTGGAGCAGCGTGGCCGCAGCTGCGTCGAAGCCAGGGTGACCACGGGCCGGCTGCCGATGCGCCGCCCGGAGTGGACGGACGTGCCGTCGATGCCTGCCGAGCCGCCACCGGGCGCGCTGGCGATGGCGGAGAGCACGGAGGGGCCGTTCAACCTGGCCAAGGGGTGCGAAGTCCGCCTCGACCCGGCGACGGCGGGCTACCTGGCCGGCCGCACGGGCGAGCCACCCCGGATGCGGCTGTGGGTCCGGCCCCGGCACAGCCTGGTGGACCCGTACTTTTCGCTGCTGGCGTCGGACGTGAACCCGCCGGTCGTGATGAACCTGGGCCGGATCGGCTGGGCGCCGACCGTGCAGCTGACGGCGTTGCTGCGGACGAGGCCGGCGCCGGGCTGGCTGCGCGTGGTGGTGGAGTCTCGGTCGGTGCACGAGTCCTGGTTCGATTCGGACGCGACGGTGGTGGACGCCCAGGGGCGGCTCGTGTGCCAGGCCCGGCAGCTGGGCCTGGCCCCCGCCCCGGGCGGCTGA
- the proC gene encoding pyrroline-5-carboxylate reductase: protein MTVIAVLGAGKIGEALLSGLLHGGHEAGDLLFTERYPARVEELTSRYGIRGVEVEEAAKRADILVVAVKPQDIEPVLDELAPLLGASSLVVSLCAGLPTSLYERRLAEGVPVVRVMPNTPMLVNEAMSAISAGRYATAEHLAVVRDLLSHVGQVVEVPESQQDAVTALSGSGPAYFFYLVEAMIDAGILLGLPRALAGQLIIQSAVGAAKMLAESDEHPVLLREAVTSPAGTTINAIRELEKHGVRAALLAAIEAAKDRSVELGKAHEG, encoded by the coding sequence ATGACGGTCATCGCGGTGCTGGGTGCGGGCAAGATCGGCGAGGCGTTGCTCTCGGGGCTGCTGCACGGCGGCCACGAAGCCGGCGACCTCCTCTTCACCGAGCGGTACCCGGCGCGCGTCGAGGAGCTCACCAGCCGCTACGGCATCCGCGGCGTCGAGGTCGAGGAAGCCGCCAAGCGGGCCGACATCCTGGTCGTCGCCGTGAAGCCGCAGGACATCGAGCCCGTGCTCGACGAGCTCGCGCCGCTGCTCGGGGCGTCGTCGCTGGTCGTGTCGCTGTGTGCCGGGCTGCCGACTTCGCTGTACGAGCGGCGGCTGGCCGAAGGCGTGCCGGTCGTGCGGGTCATGCCGAACACGCCGATGCTGGTCAACGAGGCCATGAGCGCCATCTCCGCCGGCCGGTACGCGACCGCCGAGCACCTCGCCGTCGTGCGCGACCTGCTCTCGCACGTCGGGCAGGTCGTCGAGGTGCCCGAGAGCCAGCAGGACGCCGTGACGGCGCTGTCGGGGTCTGGGCCTGCGTACTTTTTCTACCTGGTCGAGGCCATGATCGACGCCGGGATCCTGCTGGGCCTGCCCCGGGCACTGGCCGGCCAGCTGATCATCCAGTCGGCCGTCGGCGCGGCGAAGATGCTCGCCGAATCCGACGAGCACCCGGTGCTGCTGCGCGAGGCCGTGACATCACCGGCCGGGACGACCATCAACGCCATCCGCGAGCTGGAGAAGCACGGGGTGCGGGCCGCCCTGCTGGCCGCCATCGAGGCGGCGAAGGACCGGTCGGTGGAGCTCGGCAAGGCGCACGAGGGCTGA
- a CDS encoding helix-turn-helix domain-containing protein, with amino-acid sequence MSPNKKEDLPAVGQVQFLTVAEVATLMRVSKMTVYRLVHSGELPAVRVGKSFRVPEKAVHEYLQGAYYDVG; translated from the coding sequence ATGTCGCCGAACAAGAAGGAGGATTTGCCCGCTGTCGGGCAGGTCCAGTTCCTGACGGTCGCCGAAGTGGCCACGCTGATGCGGGTCTCCAAGATGACCGTCTACCGTCTCGTGCACTCGGGTGAGCTGCCCGCCGTCAGGGTCGGGAAGTCCTTCCGGGTGCCGGAGAAAGCAGTGCACGAGTACCTCCAGGGTGCCTATTACGACGTAGGCTGA
- a CDS encoding 30S ribosomal protein bS22, with amino-acid sequence MGSVIKKRRKRMSKKKHRKLLRRTRVQRRKAGK; translated from the coding sequence ATGGGCTCTGTGATCAAGAAGCGCCGCAAGCGCATGTCGAAGAAGAAGCACCGCAAGCTGCTTCGCCGTACGCGCGTCCAGCGTCGTAAGGCCGGCAAGTAA
- a CDS encoding NAD-dependent epimerase/dehydratase family protein — MPSNIVLVTGVAGELGGKLLARLGNNPDFERVIGVDTVPPDKAVLQRMGHAEFVRADIRNPLIAKVISTAKVDTVVHASVTAHPAGPGRRTAIKEVNVIGTMRLLAACQRSPQVRKLVVKSTAAVYGAGARSQAVFTEDSELIPTSTSGYAKDAVEMEGYVRGLVRRRPDITTTLFRFANIIGPETDTVLARYFALPVVPTVFGYDARIQLLHSADALSVLERATLHDKPGVFNVGAEGVLTLSQAIRRAGRVELPMPRSVVPSVGKVLRGARVVDFSADQVRLLNFGRVVDITKLKQEFGYTPRWTTREAFDDYIVGRGLRPVLDGGKLAGLAGKVLVAAATGQSR, encoded by the coding sequence ATGCCGTCGAACATCGTGCTCGTCACCGGGGTCGCCGGCGAACTGGGCGGGAAACTGCTCGCCCGGCTGGGCAACAACCCCGACTTCGAACGGGTCATCGGTGTCGACACCGTCCCGCCCGACAAGGCGGTCCTGCAGCGCATGGGGCACGCGGAGTTCGTCCGCGCGGATATCAGGAACCCGTTGATAGCCAAGGTGATCAGCACGGCCAAGGTGGACACGGTGGTGCACGCGTCCGTCACCGCGCACCCCGCCGGGCCAGGCCGTCGCACGGCGATCAAGGAAGTCAACGTCATCGGCACCATGCGGCTGCTCGCCGCCTGCCAGCGCTCGCCGCAGGTCCGGAAGCTGGTGGTCAAGTCGACGGCGGCCGTCTACGGCGCCGGCGCCCGCTCGCAGGCGGTGTTCACCGAGGACTCCGAGCTCATCCCGACGTCGACCAGCGGGTACGCGAAGGACGCCGTCGAGATGGAGGGGTACGTGCGCGGCCTGGTGCGCCGCCGCCCGGACATCACGACCACGCTGTTCCGCTTCGCCAACATCATCGGCCCGGAAACCGACACAGTGCTGGCGCGCTACTTCGCGCTGCCGGTGGTGCCGACGGTCTTCGGCTACGACGCCCGCATCCAGCTGCTGCACTCCGCGGACGCGCTGTCCGTGCTGGAACGGGCGACCCTGCACGACAAGCCCGGCGTGTTCAACGTCGGCGCGGAGGGGGTACTCACCCTCTCGCAGGCGATCCGGCGAGCCGGCCGGGTCGAGCTGCCGATGCCGCGGAGTGTGGTGCCGTCGGTCGGCAAGGTTCTGCGCGGCGCCCGCGTCGTGGACTTCTCCGCCGACCAGGTCCGGTTGCTGAACTTCGGCCGGGTCGTCGACATCACCAAGCTGAAGCAGGAGTTCGGGTACACCCCGCGGTGGACCACGCGCGAGGCGTTCGACGACTACATCGTGGGACGCGGGCTCCGTCCGGTGCTCGACGGCGGCAAGCTGGCCGGACTGGCCGGCAAGGTGCTCGTCGCCGCGGCGACGGGGCAGAGCCGATGA
- a CDS encoding lysophospholipid acyltransferase family protein, with amino-acid sequence MDDFGSEAGTVGGAEAQVIPLHGPGREKPEAVEAERDLREQEQAPVVAFPGGVERPSPAAPRPEESLSDAARSALGFLRDRLTGDYTVDEFGFDAELTEAVFLPPLRALYKKWFRVDTYGVENLPETGGALLVSNHSGTIPLDSLMTAVAVHDETGGRHLRGLGADLVFQVPLVGSFARKSGQTLACHADAERLLRKGELVGVWPEGFKGVGKPFASRYKLQRFGRGGFVSAALKAGVPIIPVSVIGAEEIYPKLGDIKVLARMLGLPYFPVTPFFPMFGLLGAVPLPTKWSIEFGAPIATDAYGPDAVDDPMLVFQLTDQVRESIQQTLYQRLSQRKSVFRG; translated from the coding sequence TTGGACGACTTCGGAAGCGAGGCGGGAACGGTGGGCGGTGCCGAGGCGCAGGTCATCCCCCTGCACGGACCGGGCCGGGAGAAGCCGGAAGCCGTGGAGGCCGAGCGCGACCTCCGGGAACAGGAGCAGGCGCCGGTCGTTGCCTTCCCCGGCGGCGTCGAGCGGCCTTCCCCGGCGGCGCCCCGGCCGGAAGAGTCGCTTTCGGACGCCGCGCGTTCGGCGCTCGGCTTCCTCCGCGACCGGCTGACCGGCGACTACACGGTCGACGAGTTCGGCTTCGACGCCGAGCTGACCGAGGCGGTGTTCCTCCCGCCGCTGCGCGCGCTGTACAAGAAGTGGTTCCGCGTCGACACCTACGGCGTCGAAAACCTCCCGGAGACCGGCGGTGCGCTGCTGGTGTCCAACCACTCGGGCACGATCCCGCTCGACTCCCTGATGACGGCGGTGGCGGTCCACGACGAGACCGGCGGCCGCCACCTGCGCGGCCTCGGCGCCGACCTGGTGTTCCAGGTGCCGCTGGTGGGGTCGTTCGCCCGCAAGTCCGGCCAGACGCTGGCCTGCCACGCCGACGCCGAGCGCCTGCTGCGCAAGGGCGAGCTGGTCGGGGTGTGGCCGGAGGGCTTCAAGGGCGTCGGCAAGCCGTTCGCCTCCCGCTACAAGCTGCAGCGCTTCGGCCGCGGCGGCTTCGTGTCGGCCGCGCTGAAGGCGGGCGTGCCGATCATCCCGGTGTCGGTGATCGGCGCCGAGGAGATCTACCCGAAGCTCGGCGACATCAAGGTGCTGGCGCGGATGCTCGGCCTGCCGTACTTCCCGGTGACGCCGTTCTTCCCGATGTTCGGCCTGCTGGGCGCGGTCCCGCTGCCGACGAAGTGGAGCATCGAGTTCGGCGCGCCGATCGCGACGGACGCCTACGGCCCGGACGCGGTCGACGACCCGATGCTGGTGTTCCAGCTGACCGACCAGGTGCGCGAGTCGATCCAGCAGACGCTGTACCAGCGGCTTTCGCAGCGGAAGTCCGTCTTCCGCGGCTGA
- a CDS encoding CPBP family intramembrane glutamic endopeptidase has translation MGKAASAKGSAVATRVDIEERTGGGGGLRDSIRRRPLTCFFLLANLLSWVAWTPYILSENGLGVLHFRFPELLGTAQFAGVLPGAYLGPIGAAFLVTAIADGRTGLRRWAGRLFRWRVSWLWYVGVVLSVPALLTLTTMALSEQNPVVPAVATLVAYLPGLVLQMVTTGLAEEPGWRDFALPRLQQRYGPLGGTLILGPLWGVWHLPLFFSEWGGWPDVTWLTVLEFVATCVTFSIIMTWVFNRTGQSLPLAMLLHVSVNNFFSIAWAEMFPSLTVRDTTHAFLLASTAVALVLLVATRGRLGYRPKTRELAG, from the coding sequence ATGGGAAAAGCAGCTTCGGCGAAGGGCAGTGCGGTGGCGACCCGAGTGGACATCGAAGAACGGACCGGCGGCGGGGGCGGGCTGCGGGACAGCATCCGCAGACGCCCGCTGACGTGCTTCTTCCTCCTGGCCAACCTGCTGAGCTGGGTGGCGTGGACGCCGTACATCCTCTCGGAGAACGGACTGGGCGTCCTGCACTTCCGGTTCCCCGAACTGCTCGGCACCGCGCAGTTCGCCGGCGTCCTGCCGGGCGCCTACCTCGGCCCGATCGGCGCCGCGTTCCTGGTCACCGCGATCGCCGACGGGCGCACCGGCCTGCGCCGCTGGGCCGGGCGGCTGTTCAGGTGGCGGGTCAGCTGGCTCTGGTACGTCGGCGTCGTGCTCAGCGTGCCCGCCCTGCTCACCCTCACCACGATGGCGCTGTCCGAGCAGAACCCGGTCGTCCCGGCCGTGGCGACGCTGGTGGCCTACCTGCCGGGCCTGGTGCTGCAGATGGTCACGACCGGGCTCGCGGAAGAACCCGGCTGGCGGGACTTCGCCCTCCCCCGCCTCCAGCAGCGCTACGGGCCGCTCGGCGGCACGCTGATCCTCGGCCCGCTCTGGGGCGTGTGGCACCTGCCGCTGTTCTTCAGCGAGTGGGGTGGCTGGCCGGACGTCACCTGGCTGACGGTGCTCGAGTTCGTCGCCACCTGCGTCACCTTCAGCATCATCATGACCTGGGTGTTCAACCGCACCGGCCAGAGCCTGCCGCTGGCGATGTTGCTGCACGTCAGCGTCAACAACTTCTTCTCCATCGCCTGGGCGGAGATGTTCCCGTCGCTGACGGTCCGTGACACGACGCACGCGTTCCTGCTCGCCTCGACGGCGGTGGCGCTGGTGCTGCTCGTCGCGACCCGGGGACGGCTGGGCTACCGGCCGAAAACCCGCGAACTGGCCGGCTGA
- a CDS encoding HAD family hydrolase has protein sequence MSAWRGKDKSQELERLAELAGEASAEAAHALSEPPAPPAPPDLTAAAFFDVDNTMMMGASIFYFARGLAARKFFTSSDLAGFVWGQIKFRLGGRENKEDIKTHRERALSFVAGRTVAELTSISEEIYDELMADKIWSGTRALAQMHLDAGQRVWLVTATPIELAAIISRRLGLTGALGTVAETRDGVYTGRLVGDLLHGRAKAHAVRALASREGLNLKRCTAYSDSANDIPMLSVVGTAVAVNPDGGLRDVARARGWEIRDFRTGRKAAKIGVPSVLGAGALAGAVAAGMAYRRR, from the coding sequence GTGTCAGCTTGGCGTGGCAAGGACAAGAGTCAGGAGCTCGAACGGCTCGCCGAGCTGGCGGGCGAGGCGTCGGCCGAGGCCGCGCACGCCCTGTCCGAACCGCCGGCCCCGCCCGCGCCCCCGGACCTGACCGCGGCCGCCTTCTTCGACGTCGACAACACGATGATGATGGGCGCGTCGATCTTCTACTTCGCCCGCGGCCTGGCGGCGCGCAAGTTCTTCACGTCGTCCGACCTGGCGGGCTTCGTGTGGGGCCAGATCAAGTTCCGGCTCGGTGGCCGCGAGAACAAAGAGGACATCAAGACCCACCGCGAGCGCGCACTGTCCTTTGTGGCCGGCCGCACGGTGGCGGAGCTGACGTCGATCAGCGAAGAGATCTACGACGAGCTGATGGCGGACAAGATCTGGTCCGGCACGCGCGCGCTCGCCCAGATGCACCTGGACGCGGGCCAGCGGGTCTGGCTGGTGACGGCCACGCCGATCGAGCTGGCGGCGATCATTTCGCGGCGGCTCGGTCTCACGGGTGCCCTGGGCACGGTGGCCGAAACCCGGGACGGCGTGTACACGGGCCGCCTGGTGGGCGACCTGCTGCACGGCCGGGCGAAGGCACACGCGGTGCGGGCGCTGGCCTCCCGCGAGGGCCTGAACCTCAAGCGCTGCACGGCGTACTCGGACTCGGCGAACGACATCCCGATGCTGTCGGTGGTCGGCACGGCGGTGGCGGTGAACCCGGACGGCGGCCTCCGGGACGTGGCCCGGGCCCGCGGCTGGGAGATCCGCGACTTCCGCACGGGCCGCAAGGCGGCGAAGATCGGCGTGCCGTCGGTGCTGGGCGCCGGGGCACTGGCCGGCGCCGTGGCGGCCGGGATGGCCTACCGCCGCCGCTGA
- a CDS encoding DUF5667 domain-containing protein, with the protein MRFARERAEIERFARALEPSPVRRDDEFADELALVGALRDLGAAGAPDLETRQRIRAEIAGRLETAAATTPRRRWRPRTADLVAAALFLFLVLSGLTLVLSRSALPGDPLYGVKRAGESTALGLTFGEQEKAHKHLEFATNRITELGELAAEGGSEADYRTAYDDFAADLQAGVAQLSAVATSDGGGTQALSDLRLWARNQAARLTAQPLPADAAPVFGDVRDLLGKVQERTTGLVARMNCYQITTGASDELGPLPATGACTQRPAPAAGGQPTTAPVSPSSAEGTSPTATGTQLPPSDAAATPGIPAPTGGVTPPPVYGGPATSSRPPSPTTTTSQPPLISVPPLLPGLPPIVIG; encoded by the coding sequence GTGAGGTTTGCGCGTGAGCGAGCCGAGATCGAGCGGTTCGCGCGTGCCCTGGAGCCGTCGCCGGTACGCCGGGACGACGAGTTCGCCGACGAGCTCGCCCTCGTCGGCGCCCTGCGCGACCTCGGCGCGGCCGGTGCCCCGGACCTGGAGACCCGGCAGCGGATCCGCGCGGAGATCGCGGGCCGCCTGGAGACGGCGGCGGCCACCACCCCACGTCGGAGGTGGCGGCCGCGGACCGCCGACCTGGTGGCCGCCGCGCTGTTCCTCTTCCTGGTGCTGTCGGGGCTGACGCTGGTGCTCTCGCGCAGCGCGTTGCCCGGTGACCCGCTGTACGGCGTCAAACGAGCCGGCGAGTCGACGGCGCTGGGCCTGACGTTCGGCGAGCAGGAGAAGGCGCACAAGCACCTCGAGTTCGCCACCAACCGGATCACCGAGCTGGGCGAACTGGCCGCCGAAGGCGGGAGCGAGGCCGACTACCGGACGGCGTACGACGACTTCGCCGCCGACCTGCAGGCCGGCGTCGCCCAGCTGTCCGCCGTCGCGACCAGCGACGGCGGCGGCACGCAGGCGCTGTCGGACCTGCGGCTGTGGGCGCGCAACCAGGCGGCGCGGCTGACCGCGCAGCCGCTCCCGGCCGACGCGGCGCCGGTGTTCGGCGACGTCCGTGACCTGCTGGGCAAGGTCCAGGAGCGCACGACCGGGCTGGTGGCGCGGATGAACTGCTACCAGATCACCACGGGCGCGTCCGACGAGCTGGGCCCGCTCCCGGCGACCGGCGCGTGCACGCAGCGGCCCGCCCCGGCCGCAGGCGGCCAGCCGACGACGGCGCCGGTCTCGCCCTCGTCGGCGGAGGGCACGTCCCCGACGGCGACGGGCACGCAGCTGCCGCCGTCGGACGCCGCGGCGACCCCGGGCATCCCGGCACCGACCGGCGGGGTGACGCCACCCCCGGTGTATGGCGGGCCGGCGACGTCGTCCCGGCCGCCGTCGCCGACCACGACGACGTCCCAGCCGCCGCTGATCTCGGTCCCGCCCCTGCTGCCGGGCCTGCCGCCGATCGTCATCGGCTGA
- a CDS encoding sigma-70 family RNA polymerase sigma factor, whose amino-acid sequence MTVPTAVSRGPVFMFAERVFGRTSAVPLSRQAADDERAEAAKAEAWDLVRAAQDGDSSAFGRLYDRYVDVVYRYVLFRLGDRDLAEDVTSETFLRALRRITSVSYQGRDVGAWFVTIARNLVLDHVKSSRFKLEVVTDEVTEPGSAPFSVGAAAQAGPEQEAISRATRAELLRCVAELGDDQRECIVLRFLQGLSVAETAEIMNRNEGAIKALQHRAVRRLAQLLPTGLR is encoded by the coding sequence ATGACCGTGCCGACCGCCGTGAGCCGTGGGCCCGTCTTCATGTTCGCCGAGCGCGTCTTCGGCCGGACGTCCGCTGTGCCGCTGAGCAGGCAGGCGGCCGACGACGAGCGCGCCGAGGCGGCGAAGGCCGAGGCCTGGGACCTGGTGCGGGCCGCGCAGGACGGCGACTCGTCCGCGTTCGGCCGGCTCTACGACCGCTACGTCGACGTCGTCTACCGGTACGTGCTGTTCCGCCTCGGCGACCGCGACCTCGCCGAGGACGTCACCAGCGAGACGTTCCTGCGCGCGCTGCGCCGCATCACGTCGGTGAGCTACCAGGGCCGTGACGTCGGGGCCTGGTTCGTCACCATCGCCCGCAACCTCGTGCTCGACCACGTGAAGTCGAGCCGGTTCAAGCTCGAGGTGGTCACCGACGAGGTCACCGAGCCCGGTTCGGCGCCGTTCAGCGTCGGCGCGGCCGCCCAGGCCGGCCCCGAGCAGGAGGCGATCAGCCGCGCCACCCGCGCGGAGCTCCTGCGCTGCGTCGCGGAACTGGGCGACGACCAGCGGGAATGCATCGTCCTGCGGTTCCTGCAGGGCCTGTCGGTGGCCGAGACGGCCGAGATCATGAACCGCAACGAAGGCGCCATCAAGGCGCTCCAGCACCGCGCGGTACGCCGATTGGCACAACTTCTGCCCACCGGATTGCGCTGA
- a CDS encoding AMP-binding protein, which yields MSAPEGTQPGVGGLLTRAAATWPEHPAVLETGTGRGLTYREADAAAQALARRLVAAGVGPGDRVALRLPTSVDFVVAFFGALRAGAVVVPLSPQVPGPELEKLLAHSGAKVVVQRDAEDDLPDGVSVVTSGGDPDGGGEPADAGRSGEDIAVISYTSGTTGPPRGVMLSHRALLANLEQISALEGALEQDDRVLITIPLFHVYGLGPGLLQATAVGATAVLSERFEAQRTLDDCAEHRVTSITGVPTMYGEFAAFGADELRRGLATVRRMTSGAAPLHPKVLTAIREATGLDVYEGYGLTECAPVVTSTLVTGYPKPGSVGRPLPGIELRLVDSDGTDQAVPLDPDDVDDVFEAEGETGLVSIRGANLFSGYWPDGDHGPDDEGWFRTGDVGYLDTDGDLHLVDRANDLIIVNGFNVFPREVEEVIGQLAEVAEAAVVGVVDERSGEAVKAVVVPAAGASLSEQQVVDHCAAHLAGYKVPHLVEFAESLPHSATGKLRRVRLR from the coding sequence GTGAGTGCTCCAGAGGGGACGCAGCCGGGGGTCGGCGGGCTGCTCACACGGGCCGCGGCGACGTGGCCGGAGCACCCGGCCGTGCTCGAAACCGGCACCGGACGCGGCCTGACGTACCGCGAGGCCGACGCGGCCGCCCAGGCCCTGGCCCGCCGGCTGGTGGCCGCCGGCGTCGGCCCCGGCGACCGGGTCGCGCTGCGGCTGCCGACGTCGGTGGACTTCGTGGTCGCCTTCTTCGGCGCGCTGCGGGCGGGTGCCGTCGTCGTGCCGCTGTCACCGCAGGTGCCCGGGCCCGAGCTCGAGAAGCTGCTCGCCCACAGCGGCGCGAAGGTCGTCGTCCAGCGCGACGCCGAGGACGACCTCCCGGACGGCGTGAGCGTTGTCACGTCCGGGGGTGACCCGGACGGAGGAGGCGAGCCCGCCGACGCCGGCCGGTCCGGGGAGGACATCGCGGTCATTTCGTACACGTCCGGCACCACCGGGCCGCCGCGCGGGGTGATGCTGTCGCACCGCGCGCTGCTGGCGAACCTGGAGCAGATCAGCGCGCTCGAAGGCGCCCTCGAGCAGGACGACCGCGTGCTGATCACCATCCCGCTCTTCCACGTCTACGGCCTCGGCCCCGGCCTGCTGCAGGCCACCGCGGTCGGCGCGACCGCCGTGCTCTCGGAGCGCTTCGAAGCCCAGCGCACGCTGGACGACTGCGCCGAGCACCGCGTCACCTCGATCACCGGCGTCCCGACGATGTACGGCGAGTTCGCCGCGTTCGGCGCCGACGAGCTCCGCCGCGGCCTGGCCACCGTGCGGCGGATGACGTCGGGCGCCGCGCCGCTGCACCCGAAGGTGCTCACCGCCATCCGCGAGGCCACCGGCCTCGACGTCTACGAGGGCTACGGCCTCACCGAATGCGCGCCGGTGGTGACGTCCACGCTGGTCACCGGCTACCCGAAGCCGGGCTCGGTCGGGCGGCCGCTGCCCGGGATCGAGCTGCGGCTGGTGGACAGCGACGGCACCGACCAGGCCGTGCCGCTCGACCCGGACGACGTCGACGACGTCTTCGAGGCCGAGGGCGAGACCGGGCTGGTGTCGATCCGCGGCGCCAACCTGTTCTCCGGCTACTGGCCCGACGGCGACCACGGGCCGGACGACGAGGGCTGGTTCCGCACCGGCGACGTCGGCTACCTCGACACCGACGGCGACCTGCACCTGGTCGACCGGGCCAACGACCTGATCATCGTCAACGGCTTCAACGTCTTCCCGCGCGAGGTGGAGGAGGTCATCGGGCAGCTGGCCGAGGTGGCCGAGGCCGCGGTCGTCGGCGTCGTCGACGAGCGCAGCGGCGAGGCGGTCAAGGCCGTCGTCGTGCCCGCGGCCGGGGCCTCGCTGTCCGAGCAGCAGGTGGTCGACCACTGCGCGGCCCACCTGGCCGGGTACAAGGTGCCGCACCTGGTCGAGTTCGCCGAGTCGCTGCCGCATTCGGCGACCGGCAAGCTGCGCCGGGTCCGGTTGCGGTAG
- a CDS encoding glutaredoxin family protein translates to MAHEVTVMGRDGCHLCEVAEAEVARICGELGVAWTAEDVDTDPEWRAEYGDRVPVILVDGAEHGYWRVEEDRLRRALS, encoded by the coding sequence ATGGCGCACGAAGTGACGGTGATGGGCCGGGACGGCTGCCACCTCTGCGAGGTCGCGGAGGCGGAGGTCGCGCGGATCTGCGGCGAGCTCGGCGTCGCCTGGACGGCCGAGGACGTCGACACCGACCCGGAGTGGCGGGCGGAGTACGGCGACCGCGTGCCGGTGATCCTGGTCGACGGCGCCGAGCACGGGTACTGGCGCGTCGAGGAGGACAGGCTGCGGCGCGCGCTGTCCTGA